In one window of Poriferisphaera corsica DNA:
- a CDS encoding alpha/beta hydrolase family protein, with the protein MRIPTRRFGFAILFLLLSIFTLPGCLQGIIADQVLKAPNPTASNFTIKVKANEDISRDIPFLFDAANVLPVGRGKHAALMTYFVVEPKPNFYYVHSDFSLHDDKPWEKAVRDAEPMPIATHNRTISADYLPYQLCITISHPAVNETTLRQKYIAKPRGTIILLQGHSGYTRKEPYLWPLAAVLSNQGYRVIMPDLRGQGDSTGEQITFGKLETHDLKQLVDDLQDRNLLSGNLGIMGHSYGSMMSIFAGANDPRIKAIASISPNNFMADTTAPMNIAKIFHPELYATLQSLGGNNLVEDGLREAASRLRVNPDTFSPSTAITKTQTPLLLLHGTSDQICPSYASEQIQTARPKNTTRITFPGDDHWSLLYKQATWQSIVNFFDTNLNPAAAPRTNAIAGLHYQPMSHQVSMH; encoded by the coding sequence ATGCGCATTCCTACCCGTCGTTTTGGCTTTGCCATTCTCTTCCTGCTCCTGTCCATTTTCACCCTGCCAGGCTGCTTGCAGGGTATCATTGCCGATCAGGTGCTCAAAGCGCCAAATCCCACCGCTTCTAACTTCACCATCAAAGTTAAAGCCAACGAAGACATCTCCCGGGATATCCCATTCCTTTTCGATGCCGCCAATGTCCTCCCCGTCGGCCGTGGCAAACATGCCGCCCTGATGACCTACTTTGTCGTCGAACCTAAGCCCAACTTTTACTACGTCCACTCCGATTTCTCTCTCCATGACGATAAACCTTGGGAGAAAGCTGTCCGTGACGCAGAACCCATGCCCATCGCTACGCACAACCGCACCATCTCCGCCGACTACCTCCCCTATCAACTCTGCATCACCATCTCTCATCCCGCTGTCAATGAAACCACACTCCGCCAAAAATATATCGCAAAACCACGCGGCACCATCATCCTTCTACAAGGTCACTCCGGCTACACCCGCAAAGAACCTTACCTCTGGCCACTCGCCGCTGTTCTCTCCAACCAAGGTTACCGTGTCATCATGCCCGACCTGCGCGGCCAAGGCGATTCTACCGGTGAACAGATCACTTTCGGCAAGCTCGAAACCCATGACCTCAAACAACTCGTTGACGACCTCCAAGACCGTAACCTCCTCTCAGGTAACCTCGGCATCATGGGTCACTCCTACGGCTCAATGATGTCCATCTTCGCCGGCGCCAACGACCCACGCATCAAAGCCATCGCCTCAATCTCCCCCAATAACTTCATGGCCGACACCACCGCGCCTATGAACATCGCAAAAATCTTCCACCCAGAACTCTACGCCACCCTTCAATCCCTCGGCGGTAACAACCTCGTCGAAGACGGCCTCCGTGAAGCCGCCTCACGTCTCCGCGTCAATCCCGACACCTTCTCACCCTCCACCGCCATCACCAAAACTCAAACCCCACTCCTCCTCCTCCACGGCACATCCGACCAGATCTGCCCGTCATATGCCTCCGAACAAATCCAAACCGCCCGCCCGAAAAACACAACACGCATCACCTTCCCCGGCGACGATCACTGGTCACTCCTCTATAAACAAGCCACTTGGCAATCCATCGTCAATTTCTTCGACACCAATCTCAATCCCGCCGCCGCACCGCGAACCAACGCCATCGCCGGCCTCCACTACCAACCCATGTCACACCAGGTGAGCATGCACTAA
- a CDS encoding LacI family DNA-binding transcriptional regulator has translation MTTTPSPNTKTLQPIEARAGCPLYEVVKETVVSAIETGHFLPGGRMPSTKELSRQLGVSLVTVHRALQDLVNVGYLERTQGRGTFVVEDRKSKTREFRFGLVIRREASVADIYHSQILEGMRQASHEHAIDLNMMHFENDPRMDCDGHLLINPTQQQLLEYADKLNRNQPVLVVGTKSSIKGAPSIDVDNANLADQAIRHLHSLGHRRFVLVVGARELSTSQERVKGFDAICDQLGIAREDRVIVQASSWHLLAQDKMKLTRALNIANRPTAVFAGGYFLSLDTYDAVSTIGLRIPEDISVVGVDDPASAAHLSPPLTTLRQPLADIGYNAVMTMREHLTNKDHELHSQILQPELVIRKSSGSPR, from the coding sequence ATGACGACAACTCCATCTCCTAATACTAAGACATTGCAGCCGATCGAGGCGAGAGCGGGTTGTCCGCTGTACGAGGTTGTGAAGGAAACGGTTGTTAGCGCAATAGAAACGGGGCATTTTCTGCCTGGTGGCCGGATGCCGAGTACGAAGGAATTGAGCCGCCAGCTGGGTGTGTCACTGGTGACAGTGCATCGCGCGCTGCAAGACTTGGTGAACGTTGGCTATCTAGAGCGAACGCAGGGGCGTGGTACGTTCGTGGTGGAGGATCGCAAGAGCAAGACAAGAGAATTTCGTTTTGGGTTGGTGATCAGACGTGAAGCATCGGTTGCTGATATTTATCACAGCCAAATCTTAGAGGGGATGCGTCAGGCATCGCATGAGCATGCGATTGACCTGAATATGATGCATTTTGAGAACGATCCGCGAATGGATTGCGATGGGCATTTACTGATCAATCCGACACAACAACAGTTGTTGGAGTATGCGGATAAGTTAAATCGCAATCAGCCGGTCTTGGTGGTGGGGACAAAATCGTCGATCAAAGGCGCGCCATCGATTGACGTGGATAATGCGAATCTGGCGGATCAGGCGATCCGGCATTTGCACAGCTTGGGGCACAGACGATTTGTGTTAGTGGTGGGTGCGAGGGAATTGAGCACCAGCCAAGAGCGTGTGAAGGGGTTTGATGCGATTTGCGACCAACTGGGTATTGCCCGTGAGGATCGTGTGATTGTGCAGGCGAGCAGTTGGCATTTGCTGGCTCAAGATAAAATGAAGCTGACACGAGCATTGAACATTGCGAACAGGCCAACGGCGGTGTTTGCAGGCGGGTACTTCCTGTCGCTTGATACGTATGATGCTGTTTCGACGATCGGGTTGCGAATACCGGAAGACATTTCGGTGGTGGGCGTGGACGACCCGGCGAGTGCAGCTCACTTGTCGCCGCCGCTGACGACACTGAGACAGCCACTGGCTGATATTGGCTACAACGCGGTGATGACGATGCGTGAGCACCTGACAAACAAAGATCATGAATTGCATTCACAGATCTTGCAGCCTGAGTTGGTGATCCGGAAAAGTTCGGGTTCACCGCGCTGA
- a CDS encoding sodium:solute symporter family transporter, whose translation MTYTLAAFGTLDWFVILGYMAVMVVVGLFASRGQKDEETYFLGGRKIPTWAASISVLATALSAATFIGVPQSTYNGDISYMILNIGGIIAAILVATMLIPAYYKAGTVTIYGYLGQRMGSGAKIAASITFFFGRLLSSGSRFYMVGIPFALLIFGERFLNPETESMSFMERFLEQDMFMIFTLIILGIIGVVYVAFGGITAVIWTDVIQFFVMTGAVIFAIVWIYTSLPADTDVIKELTEAAVYEVQQVEANVLGNAEGAPAIEDTGIVNDALSAEAKGSVLVQKMNEDGTVFTKNKLNLWDWGISKAGELEYWKMFTFIAALASILGTMASYGVDQDMVQRTMTTKSPARASWGMVSAILFSIPVVFLFVIVGLLLSFYYARPDIMAPAEVLSKETSGFVFPMFMKNEMPTIVAGLAVAGLLAAAMSTYDSAVNSMSSTAVTDIIAPIAEKMGHKLDSKKTLFFSRIMVAIVGVMLTVFGVLSIYLARTFTDLLSFALGVMSYPYAGLLGVFLVAVLTKKRGNSVSAIAAMVVGASLVFALNNSATIWWWFEHGFTKATPEEWTAWCEFHVIQWPYWMLIATPITFTICALGKSPEKLVRKQAEKKQIEIEEKAEKKAAKRAAKGQARA comes from the coding sequence ATGACGTACACACTTGCTGCTTTCGGCACACTGGACTGGTTTGTAATCCTGGGGTACATGGCGGTCATGGTAGTCGTGGGTCTTTTCGCGTCGAGGGGACAAAAAGACGAAGAGACTTACTTCTTAGGTGGTCGAAAGATCCCAACGTGGGCGGCAAGTATTTCGGTGCTTGCAACGGCGTTGTCTGCGGCAACGTTTATTGGTGTGCCACAAAGTACGTATAACGGCGACATCAGTTACATGATTTTGAATATCGGCGGGATCATTGCTGCGATTTTGGTGGCAACGATGCTGATTCCTGCGTACTACAAAGCGGGTACGGTGACGATTTATGGTTATCTAGGCCAACGAATGGGTAGCGGTGCGAAGATCGCGGCGAGTATCACGTTCTTCTTTGGTCGGCTGCTTTCATCGGGTTCACGCTTCTATATGGTGGGTATCCCGTTTGCGTTATTGATCTTTGGCGAGCGATTTTTAAATCCTGAAACAGAGAGCATGAGCTTCATGGAACGATTCCTGGAGCAGGATATGTTCATGATCTTCACGCTGATTATTCTCGGGATTATTGGCGTGGTTTATGTTGCGTTTGGCGGGATTACTGCGGTGATCTGGACGGACGTAATTCAGTTCTTCGTGATGACAGGGGCTGTGATCTTTGCGATTGTTTGGATCTATACCAGCTTGCCTGCTGATACGGATGTCATAAAGGAGCTGACTGAAGCGGCGGTTTATGAGGTACAGCAGGTCGAGGCGAATGTGCTGGGGAATGCTGAGGGGGCGCCGGCGATCGAGGATACGGGGATTGTGAATGATGCGTTGAGCGCTGAAGCGAAAGGATCCGTGCTGGTTCAGAAGATGAACGAAGACGGCACTGTATTTACTAAGAATAAGCTGAATCTTTGGGACTGGGGTATCAGCAAGGCTGGCGAACTGGAATACTGGAAAATGTTTACGTTCATCGCGGCGTTGGCATCGATCTTAGGCACGATGGCGAGTTACGGTGTTGACCAGGATATGGTTCAGCGCACGATGACGACGAAGTCGCCGGCGAGAGCGAGCTGGGGGATGGTGAGTGCGATTTTGTTCAGTATCCCGGTTGTGTTCCTGTTTGTGATCGTGGGCCTGCTGCTGTCGTTCTACTATGCGAGACCTGACATCATGGCGCCCGCTGAGGTGCTATCAAAGGAAACATCTGGGTTTGTATTCCCGATGTTCATGAAGAATGAGATGCCAACGATTGTGGCAGGCTTGGCTGTTGCTGGTTTGCTGGCTGCTGCAATGAGTACGTATGACAGTGCGGTGAACTCAATGTCATCTACAGCGGTGACGGACATCATTGCACCGATTGCTGAAAAGATGGGCCATAAACTGGATTCGAAGAAGACGTTATTCTTCTCACGAATCATGGTTGCGATCGTTGGTGTGATGCTGACGGTGTTTGGTGTTCTTTCAATCTATCTTGCAAGAACGTTTACCGACCTGCTCTCCTTCGCATTGGGTGTGATGTCTTATCCGTATGCTGGCTTGTTGGGCGTGTTCCTGGTTGCTGTTTTGACGAAGAAACGTGGCAACTCAGTGAGTGCGATTGCGGCGATGGTTGTGGGCGCTTCACTGGTGTTTGCACTAAATAACTCGGCAACCATTTGGTGGTGGTTTGAACATGGCTTCACGAAGGCGACTCCTGAAGAGTGGACGGCTTGGTGTGAGTTCCATGTGATTCAGTGGCCATACTGGATGCTGATTGCGACACCGATCACGTTTACGATCTGTGCTTTGGGTAAGTCACCTGAAAAACTGGTACGTAAACAGGCGGAAAAGAAGCAGATTGAAATCGAAGAAAAAGCTGAGAAGAAAGCTGCGAAACGTGCGGCAAAAGGCCAAGCGCGTGCGTGA
- a CDS encoding ROK family protein, with translation MIELKDVISIGVDIGGSATKMSLLHGEEEVVLRGEFRSRPGLAQLGDELSEMLDVLLGMSGGGLNREDINAVGVSLAGPVNADGVLEHASNIPAMKGLMIGDWLPGVLGVDLEALALTDALSAALCEHQRNPVAGRAIYLSMGTGVGGAVLDDGIPLVITRGTPGHFGHLDVSGGEDDAPMIVGSGRGSLEAYVGANMLRQAGVPLEDPEACLEHDRMQMALGGLSRGIRILLAIYRPNYIYLMGGMSMVFEPTLPLLRTMIADGLTPAAPEQWVVERAESGPFAASIGAASVAQAKVLRNCMKHDGMSETEIRIQQASKRKAVDA, from the coding sequence ATGATTGAGTTGAAGGATGTCATTTCGATAGGTGTGGATATCGGCGGAAGCGCTACGAAGATGTCGCTCCTGCATGGGGAAGAGGAAGTTGTATTGCGCGGTGAGTTTCGCAGCAGGCCGGGATTGGCACAGTTGGGTGATGAACTGAGTGAGATGCTGGATGTGCTTTTGGGGATGAGTGGTGGGGGTTTGAATCGAGAAGATATTAATGCGGTGGGTGTATCGTTGGCTGGGCCAGTGAATGCGGATGGTGTGTTGGAGCATGCATCAAATATTCCTGCAATGAAGGGGTTGATGATTGGAGATTGGTTGCCGGGGGTTTTGGGTGTGGACTTAGAGGCATTGGCATTGACCGACGCACTCAGTGCGGCGTTGTGCGAGCATCAACGAAATCCTGTCGCAGGGCGAGCGATTTACTTATCGATGGGGACGGGTGTTGGGGGCGCAGTGCTGGATGATGGTATCCCGCTTGTGATAACACGCGGGACGCCGGGACATTTTGGTCATTTGGATGTATCAGGGGGTGAGGACGATGCGCCGATGATTGTGGGGAGTGGGCGGGGATCATTGGAGGCGTATGTCGGAGCGAATATGCTGCGTCAGGCAGGGGTGCCGCTGGAAGATCCAGAAGCATGTCTGGAGCATGACCGGATGCAGATGGCGTTGGGTGGATTGTCGCGGGGGATCAGGATATTGCTGGCGATTTACCGGCCGAACTATATTTATTTGATGGGCGGGATGTCGATGGTGTTCGAGCCAACATTGCCGCTATTGCGTACGATGATTGCGGATGGGTTGACACCGGCGGCGCCAGAGCAATGGGTTGTTGAGCGAGCGGAAAGTGGCCCGTTTGCGGCAAGTATTGGGGCGGCGAGTGTGGCACAAGCGAAGGTCTTGCGTAACTGTATGAAGCACGACGGGATGAGCGAGACAGAGATCAGGATTCAACAGGCTTCAAAACGTAAGGCGGTAGACGCGTAA
- the murQ gene encoding N-acetylmuramic acid 6-phosphate etherase encodes MSELVNQAKTTEDRGHLTTEKRLDASSELDTLSTEGMLHVMNGEDAKIAAAVEKAVPAIAGLVDSIVERMKRGGRIMYIGAGTSGRLGVLDASEIPPTFQADPSMVVGIIAGGDGALRKSSESKEDVYDGSYEALDELGVNGDDVMIGIAAGGTTPYVWGALEYVKKKGGVTGFVSCVELGEIEKRFGVAVDHKIELIVGPEVVTGSTRMKSGTVTKLALNMISTITMVKLGKVWGNLMVDVKATNAKLVDRAVRMLMGQTELEREDAAKLLEKADGHVKVALVMQKKGINAEEARSLLTKYEGVLHPILGRPR; translated from the coding sequence ATGAGTGAGTTAGTCAATCAGGCCAAAACAACGGAAGACCGTGGACACCTGACAACAGAGAAGCGATTAGACGCTTCGAGCGAGTTGGATACGCTGTCGACGGAAGGAATGTTGCACGTGATGAATGGGGAGGACGCAAAGATAGCAGCGGCAGTCGAGAAAGCGGTGCCTGCGATCGCAGGATTAGTGGATTCGATCGTTGAGCGGATGAAACGGGGTGGACGCATTATGTATATCGGTGCGGGGACAAGTGGGCGTTTGGGCGTGTTGGATGCGAGTGAGATACCGCCTACGTTTCAGGCTGATCCGAGTATGGTGGTGGGTATTATTGCTGGAGGCGACGGGGCGCTGCGAAAAAGCAGTGAGAGTAAAGAAGATGTTTACGATGGATCATACGAGGCGTTGGATGAGCTGGGTGTGAATGGTGATGATGTAATGATCGGGATTGCGGCAGGTGGGACGACGCCGTATGTGTGGGGAGCGTTAGAATATGTGAAGAAGAAAGGGGGCGTGACGGGGTTTGTCAGTTGTGTTGAATTAGGCGAGATTGAAAAACGATTTGGTGTTGCTGTTGATCATAAGATTGAATTGATTGTTGGGCCGGAGGTTGTAACGGGGTCAACGAGAATGAAATCGGGAACCGTGACAAAGCTCGCACTGAACATGATTTCGACAATCACCATGGTGAAGCTTGGGAAGGTTTGGGGGAACTTGATGGTGGATGTGAAGGCAACAAACGCAAAACTTGTTGATCGTGCTGTGCGAATGCTAATGGGGCAGACAGAATTAGAACGGGAAGATGCTGCGAAGCTGCTTGAAAAAGCGGATGGGCATGTCAAGGTCGCTCTTGTCATGCAGAAGAAGGGGATTAATGCGGAAGAAGCGCGGTCGTTATTGACTAAATATGAAGGGGTGCTGCATCCGATCTTGGGGAGGCCACGATAA
- a CDS encoding beta-N-acetylhexosaminidase: protein MILVPMPREMKCVEGVLKVGGKLAVTYEGLSPAFAERAKAVAFDAVAAACDKDVQDEVKVALKVDAAKIENNQGYELVISKDGIKVVGGGDAGVFYGLMTVKQIARQSKGGLDYVSIQDWPDFEHRGVMMDISRDKVPTMETLRMLVEMFAELKINEVQLYMEHTYAYEGYEVVWEEASPMTPEECKELDGWCQDYFIDLVPNQNTFGHMERWCKHEPYRQYAEAPDGFWRDELKEPWWVANPVSLCPTDDRAISLLDDMFGKLLPSFTSGTFNIGMDETFDLGKVRTKEICAEKGKGRVYLDYLLKVYDLAANKYGKKVQFWADILLHYPELVNDLPKDIVAMNWGYEDDHPFEKECKILGESGRPFYVCPSTCTFLCVTGRTENTMANQRNAAYYGKLNGAIGYLNTDWGDNGHWQPLTVSLPGYMYGAAVSWSLDTNRELDIAKAMDEHVFMDSAGVMGKTVMKAGSMPVQVAKVSKNCLGWLMQRLENKYLGDQMFKMPWFNIGPINEENLSEAETIMDEVIAELDQVKMDRADADQVVREMKLGCELIKISVHLNKARVAEDVASYDLLSEAKRKELAAELKAYIGPYRESWLKRNREGGLKDSAGRFETILKMLENAEPYVLPKPAFEIAK, encoded by the coding sequence GTGATACTTGTTCCGATGCCACGCGAGATGAAATGTGTTGAGGGTGTGTTGAAAGTTGGCGGCAAATTAGCGGTTACATACGAAGGATTGTCGCCAGCGTTTGCGGAACGTGCGAAGGCGGTCGCATTCGATGCGGTTGCAGCGGCGTGCGATAAGGATGTGCAGGATGAAGTTAAGGTTGCATTAAAAGTCGATGCGGCAAAAATCGAAAACAACCAAGGATATGAGCTAGTCATCAGCAAGGATGGAATCAAGGTTGTGGGTGGTGGTGATGCAGGTGTGTTTTATGGGTTGATGACAGTAAAGCAGATCGCGAGACAGTCTAAGGGTGGGTTAGATTATGTTTCGATTCAAGACTGGCCGGATTTTGAGCACCGCGGAGTCATGATGGATATCAGTCGAGATAAGGTTCCGACGATGGAAACGTTGCGGATGCTCGTCGAGATGTTCGCTGAACTGAAGATCAATGAAGTTCAGCTGTATATGGAACATACGTATGCATATGAAGGGTATGAGGTGGTGTGGGAAGAGGCTTCTCCGATGACACCAGAGGAATGCAAGGAGTTGGATGGGTGGTGCCAAGATTACTTTATTGATCTTGTCCCGAACCAGAATACCTTTGGGCATATGGAACGTTGGTGCAAGCATGAGCCGTACCGTCAGTATGCGGAAGCACCTGATGGATTCTGGCGTGACGAACTGAAAGAGCCATGGTGGGTGGCAAATCCTGTGAGCTTGTGCCCGACGGACGACAGGGCTATCTCATTATTAGATGACATGTTTGGTAAGTTACTCCCAAGCTTTACCAGCGGGACGTTTAACATTGGGATGGATGAAACGTTCGATCTGGGCAAAGTGCGGACAAAAGAGATTTGCGCCGAGAAGGGAAAAGGGCGGGTATACCTGGATTACCTGCTGAAGGTCTACGATCTTGCGGCGAATAAGTATGGGAAGAAAGTGCAGTTCTGGGCAGATATTTTGCTTCACTATCCTGAGTTAGTAAATGATTTGCCAAAGGATATCGTGGCGATGAACTGGGGTTATGAAGACGATCATCCGTTTGAAAAAGAATGCAAGATTCTTGGGGAGAGTGGCCGACCGTTCTATGTGTGCCCAAGCACATGTACGTTCTTGTGCGTAACAGGACGAACAGAAAACACGATGGCTAACCAGCGAAACGCGGCCTACTACGGGAAGTTGAATGGCGCAATTGGTTACCTGAATACGGATTGGGGTGATAATGGACATTGGCAACCACTAACAGTGAGCTTACCGGGTTATATGTATGGAGCTGCGGTGAGCTGGTCGCTGGATACTAATCGCGAGTTAGACATAGCAAAAGCAATGGATGAGCATGTATTCATGGACAGTGCTGGTGTAATGGGCAAGACGGTGATGAAGGCAGGAAGCATGCCAGTGCAGGTCGCGAAAGTGTCGAAGAATTGCTTGGGCTGGTTGATGCAGCGTCTTGAGAACAAATATTTGGGTGATCAAATGTTTAAGATGCCTTGGTTCAATATCGGGCCGATTAATGAAGAAAACCTGAGCGAAGCGGAAACAATCATGGATGAAGTGATTGCGGAGTTGGATCAGGTTAAAATGGATCGTGCGGATGCAGATCAGGTTGTACGTGAAATGAAGCTTGGATGCGAGTTAATCAAAATCTCGGTGCATCTAAATAAAGCAAGAGTAGCGGAAGACGTTGCGTCGTATGACTTGTTAAGTGAGGCGAAACGGAAAGAACTGGCGGCTGAGCTTAAGGCCTATATTGGGCCATATCGGGAGAGTTGGTTGAAGCGAAATCGTGAAGGCGGATTAAAGGATAGTGCGGGTCGGTTTGAAACGATTTTGAAGATGCTGGAAAATGCTGAGCCGTATGTTTTACCTAAGCCTGCATTTGAGATTGCGAAATAA
- the mnmC gene encoding bifunctional tRNA (5-methylaminomethyl-2-thiouridine)(34)-methyltransferase MnmD/FAD-dependent 5-carboxymethylaminomethyl-2-thiouridine(34) oxidoreductase MnmC, producing the protein MSGIEKPKLTWGEDGVLRSELFEDVYFSVEGGAEETRYVFLEGNGLPERFTEKKKFVIAETGFGTGLNFLVTWKMWQEAKQHGEVDEDAVLEYVSFEKYPLSLDEIKQALGLFDEFKNDLEWFDIYYPEVLMRGVHKIQWIDGVVLTLVLGDINEMISEMRFKADAWYLDGFSPSQNKGMWTEHVFDWIGKLTAPKGTVATFTAAGFVRRGLIGAGFEMKKVKGFGKKREMLVGAYCGAGVIEDGKPWFDIRAPKIKPKRGLVIGGGIAGCAAAWSLAERGVTVDLLERNTIASGGSSNLAGLFQPHLSVEWSEQALWVNTANQYVMQWLDQYAIPNDVPMYDQCGVFHPAINERDEKRFRKIIEADHWLHGDAVRWVEEGKGGWKRPEKCTYGGLMVDAGGWVKPNELCEMLLNHKGIAVFEKHEVQRLIRTDDEKWAINNDWDTTYDVVVIANAIDAKRFDVLNCLPLRVVRGQLSMIEGNSGLTYAVSGDCYILPKIDGKSVVGATFGPDDFDMDVREQDHEKIMTDLKMVLPKAWERLKDKPWKGKVGFRCVGEDRLPMVGCVPDITFYERAYQDLKDGKVGKQYEKGRYLPGLYVNLAHGSRGLVSGLLGGELIAAIAHDEILPVEKCVADAVNPARFVIRKIKRGLV; encoded by the coding sequence ATGAGCGGAATTGAGAAACCAAAACTGACTTGGGGCGAAGACGGTGTACTGAGAAGTGAACTGTTTGAGGATGTATACTTTTCTGTTGAAGGCGGCGCAGAGGAAACACGGTATGTGTTTTTAGAAGGAAACGGACTGCCAGAACGATTTACAGAAAAAAAGAAGTTTGTGATTGCCGAAACGGGGTTTGGAACAGGGCTGAATTTTCTAGTCACTTGGAAGATGTGGCAAGAGGCCAAACAACACGGAGAGGTTGATGAAGATGCAGTGCTGGAGTATGTATCTTTCGAAAAATATCCGCTCAGCCTAGATGAAATCAAGCAAGCGTTGGGGTTGTTTGATGAATTCAAAAATGATCTGGAATGGTTTGATATTTATTACCCGGAAGTATTGATGCGGGGCGTGCATAAGATCCAATGGATTGATGGGGTGGTACTGACACTCGTGCTGGGTGATATTAATGAAATGATTTCAGAGATGCGATTTAAGGCGGATGCATGGTATTTAGATGGGTTTTCGCCTAGCCAAAACAAAGGGATGTGGACGGAGCATGTGTTTGATTGGATAGGTAAATTAACGGCCCCAAAAGGGACGGTGGCAACTTTTACGGCAGCTGGATTTGTTCGGCGCGGGTTAATAGGGGCGGGATTCGAGATGAAAAAGGTGAAAGGGTTTGGGAAAAAACGGGAGATGTTGGTTGGTGCATACTGCGGTGCTGGCGTGATTGAAGATGGCAAGCCGTGGTTTGATATTCGTGCTCCGAAGATTAAGCCTAAGCGCGGGTTAGTAATTGGTGGCGGTATTGCAGGGTGCGCGGCGGCATGGTCATTGGCTGAACGAGGCGTCACAGTTGATTTGCTTGAAAGGAACACAATTGCAAGCGGCGGATCGAGTAATCTTGCGGGATTGTTTCAGCCGCACCTGTCGGTTGAATGGAGTGAGCAAGCACTTTGGGTTAATACGGCGAATCAATATGTGATGCAATGGTTGGATCAATACGCGATACCCAATGATGTGCCGATGTATGATCAGTGCGGAGTGTTTCATCCGGCAATAAATGAGCGAGATGAAAAACGATTTAGAAAAATCATTGAAGCGGATCATTGGCTGCATGGCGATGCGGTGAGATGGGTTGAAGAAGGAAAAGGTGGGTGGAAGCGTCCGGAGAAATGTACGTACGGCGGATTGATGGTAGATGCGGGAGGATGGGTAAAACCAAATGAATTATGTGAAATGCTTTTAAATCACAAAGGTATCGCTGTTTTTGAAAAACACGAAGTACAGCGGCTCATTAGAACTGATGATGAGAAGTGGGCGATAAATAACGATTGGGATACAACATATGATGTGGTTGTGATTGCAAACGCGATAGATGCGAAACGGTTTGATGTTTTGAATTGCTTGCCGCTTCGAGTTGTGCGCGGACAGCTGAGTATGATTGAAGGTAATAGCGGATTAACATACGCGGTGAGTGGAGATTGCTATATATTGCCAAAAATAGATGGAAAATCAGTCGTGGGCGCAACTTTTGGGCCAGATGATTTTGATATGGACGTACGAGAACAAGATCATGAGAAGATTATGACGGATTTAAAAATGGTTTTACCGAAGGCGTGGGAGAGATTGAAAGACAAGCCTTGGAAAGGTAAGGTTGGATTTAGATGCGTCGGGGAGGATCGATTGCCAATGGTGGGCTGCGTACCTGATATTACGTTTTATGAACGTGCGTATCAAGATTTAAAGGATGGCAAGGTAGGTAAGCAATACGAGAAAGGGCGATATCTACCTGGTCTGTATGTGAATCTGGCACATGGTTCTCGCGGGTTAGTTTCTGGATTGCTTGGCGGGGAATTGATAGCGGCAATCGCTCATGATGAAATTTTGCCTGTGGAGAAATGTGTGGCTGATGCGGTGAATCCCGCAAGATTTGTGATTCGAAAAATAAAACGCGGTTTAGTTTAG
- the folE gene encoding GTP cyclohydrolase I FolE has product MIEKVKPEAVQERTDANGHLKIDFEAAEHAMRQFLHAMGEDVDREGIIDTPRRVTKAMIELMSGRLEDVGEILSRRFKQETDSPVMLRDIELFSLCEHHLLPFIGKVHIAYLPGDGHVVGLSKLARLVDAYAKRPQIQEQLTNQIADALMEHLEPKGVLVWIESEHMCMKMRGIKKCNPVMQTIAARGLYEYDREARKELLGMLRGT; this is encoded by the coding sequence ATGATTGAAAAGGTAAAGCCCGAAGCAGTCCAAGAACGGACGGATGCTAATGGTCACTTAAAAATAGATTTCGAAGCCGCCGAACATGCAATGCGGCAGTTTTTACATGCGATGGGTGAGGATGTTGATCGCGAGGGGATTATTGATACGCCACGTCGCGTGACAAAAGCGATGATTGAGTTGATGTCAGGGCGGCTTGAGGATGTGGGTGAAATATTAAGTCGTCGATTCAAACAAGAGACTGATTCGCCGGTGATGTTGCGGGATATAGAGCTTTTTAGTTTGTGTGAACATCATTTATTGCCGTTCATTGGGAAGGTACATATTGCATATTTACCTGGTGACGGACATGTGGTTGGTTTATCAAAGTTGGCACGGCTAGTGGATGCTTATGCTAAGCGACCTCAGATCCAAGAGCAATTAACGAATCAGATCGCGGATGCACTGATGGAGCATTTAGAGCCTAAGGGTGTCTTAGTCTGGATCGAATCAGAACACATGTGTATGAAGATGCGTGGGATTAAGAAATGCAATCCGGTCATGCAAACTATTGCGGCGCGAGGATTGTATGAATACGATCGTGAAGCAAGAAAAGAACTGCTGGGTATGCTACGAGGCACGTAA